In the genome of Massilia sp. PAMC28688, one region contains:
- a CDS encoding nitrite/sulfite reductase gives MYRYDQYDHLIVKERIAQYRGQVERRLSDELTEAEFLPLRLQNGLYMQRHAYMLRIAVPYGLLSSNQMRMFAHIARKYDRGYGHFTTRQNIQFNWIELEQTPDILADLASVEMHAIQTSGNCIRNITSDEFAGVAADEIIDPRPYAEVLRQWSTFHPEFAALPRKFKVAINGALEDRAAIAVHDIGLTVVHGADGEVGFKVMVGGGMGRTPILGSVVREFLPWQHMLTYIEAIMRVYNQYGRRDNKYKARIKILVKALGVEEFARMVEEEWQDLKDNESTLVAEEMERIAAYFTPHPYEKLEAIDPRAGREDNKAFANWLSRNVYSHKVPGYAIVLLSLKKTGVPPGDATATQMDFVADLADRYSFGEVRVTHEQNLVLADVRQADLFELWQEVKAQGLATPNIGLLTDMICCPGGDFCSLANAKSLPIAAAIAERFDDIDFQHDIGDIELNISGCINACGHHHVGSIGILGVDKDGSEWYQVSIGGAQGNNSAIGKIIGPSFSALQMPEVIDRLLQVYVRERTEDERFVDTAQRLGIAPFKEHVYATPIKAGELVGEDHYA, from the coding sequence ATGTATCGTTACGACCAATACGACCATCTTATCGTCAAGGAACGCATCGCCCAGTACCGCGGCCAGGTAGAGCGCCGCCTGAGCGACGAACTGACGGAAGCCGAATTCCTGCCCCTGCGCCTGCAAAACGGCCTGTACATGCAGCGCCACGCCTACATGCTGCGCATCGCCGTGCCATACGGCCTGCTGTCCTCAAACCAGATGCGCATGTTTGCCCACATCGCGCGCAAGTACGACCGCGGCTATGGCCACTTCACCACGCGCCAGAACATCCAGTTCAACTGGATTGAACTGGAGCAGACGCCGGACATCCTGGCCGATCTGGCTTCGGTCGAGATGCACGCCATCCAGACCTCGGGCAACTGCATCCGCAACATCACGTCCGACGAATTTGCCGGCGTGGCCGCCGACGAAATCATCGACCCGCGCCCGTACGCCGAGGTGCTGCGCCAGTGGAGCACCTTCCATCCCGAATTCGCCGCCCTGCCGCGCAAGTTCAAGGTGGCCATCAATGGCGCGCTGGAAGACCGCGCCGCCATTGCGGTGCACGACATCGGCCTGACCGTGGTGCATGGCGCGGACGGTGAAGTCGGCTTCAAGGTCATGGTCGGCGGCGGCATGGGCCGCACCCCGATCCTGGGCAGCGTGGTGCGCGAATTCTTGCCGTGGCAGCACATGCTGACCTACATCGAAGCGATCATGCGCGTGTATAACCAGTATGGCCGGCGCGACAACAAGTACAAGGCGCGCATCAAGATCCTGGTCAAGGCCCTGGGCGTGGAAGAATTCGCGCGCATGGTCGAAGAGGAATGGCAGGACCTGAAGGACAATGAATCGACCCTGGTGGCCGAGGAGATGGAGCGCATCGCCGCCTACTTCACGCCCCACCCGTACGAGAAGCTCGAAGCAATCGACCCGCGCGCCGGACGCGAAGACAACAAGGCCTTTGCCAATTGGCTCAGCCGCAATGTGTACTCGCACAAGGTGCCTGGCTACGCCATCGTGCTGCTGTCGCTGAAAAAGACGGGCGTGCCGCCAGGCGACGCCACCGCCACCCAGATGGACTTCGTGGCCGACCTGGCCGACCGCTACAGCTTTGGCGAAGTGCGCGTCACCCACGAGCAAAACCTGGTGCTGGCCGACGTCAGGCAGGCCGACCTCTTTGAACTGTGGCAGGAAGTGAAGGCCCAGGGCCTGGCCACGCCAAACATTGGCCTGTTGACCGACATGATCTGCTGCCCCGGCGGCGACTTCTGCTCGCTGGCTAACGCCAAGTCGCTGCCGATTGCCGCCGCCATCGCCGAGCGCTTTGACGACATCGACTTCCAGCACGATATCGGTGACATCGAACTCAATATCTCGGGCTGCATCAACGCCTGCGGCCACCACCATGTCGGCTCGATCGGCATCCTTGGCGTGGACAAGGATGGCAGCGAGTGGTACCAGGTGTCGATTGGCGGCGCCCAGGGCAACAACTCGGCCATCGGCAAGATCATCGGCCCATCGTTCTCGGCCCTGCAGATGCCGGAAGTGATCGACCGCCTGCTGCAGGTCTACGTCCGTGAGCGCACCGAAGACGAGCGCTTTGTCGATACCGCGCAGCGCCTCGGGATTGCCCCGTTCAAGGAACATGTGTATGCCACGCCGATCAAGGCGGGCGAACTGGTTGGAGAAGACCACTATGCTTGA
- a CDS encoding pentapeptide repeat-containing protein translates to MTKNPSDEYIAPESLAELLQRYAAGERSFPDTELDDTDFSNVVLNGASFGPGSWFHSSNFNGAKLQGVSFHNCNVKCANFSNADLRGAFFEGASVEATDWDGALLDGASFTGVTFCGHTLAAGETFPF, encoded by the coding sequence ATGACGAAGAACCCATCCGATGAATACATTGCGCCAGAATCTCTCGCAGAGCTCTTGCAGAGGTATGCGGCCGGTGAGCGCAGTTTTCCAGATACGGAATTGGACGACACCGACTTTTCTAACGTCGTGTTAAACGGTGCATCGTTTGGCCCAGGCTCGTGGTTCCACAGCTCGAATTTCAATGGGGCAAAGCTCCAAGGGGTGAGCTTCCATAATTGCAATGTCAAATGTGCGAACTTTAGTAATGCCGACCTACGGGGTGCATTTTTTGAAGGGGCATCGGTCGAAGCCACGGACTGGGACGGCGCACTCTTAGATGGAGCCTCGTTCACAGGCGTAACCTTCTGCGGGCATACCTTAGCCGCCGGCGAAACATTTCCGTTTTAA
- a CDS encoding sulfate adenylyltransferase subunit 1: MNAPTTNLDLPISERTDAVSGLLRFITAGSVDDGKSTLIGRLLFDSKGIFADQLDAMSRSKHKRTVGDTVDLSLLTDGLEAEREQGITIDVAYRYFATPKRKFIIADTPGHEQYTRNMVTGASTADAVIILIDVSKVKLREDGGVDLLIQTKRHSTIAHLLQIEHVVVAVNKMDLIGYDQATYERIVKAYQEFAATLGLKDITPIPLSALTGDNVVEPSDSMPWYQGPTLIELLESLSVYDESHNSPFRFPVQLVARHNGHEANDFRGYMGRIEAGKVSVGDKLVVQPSGQSATVKDIVTLEGSHQSASAGQSITLLLNEYLDISRGDLLASAEQPAQLLKSVTADVCWMSDEPLDLRRKYWIKHGTKQTAAKITAVDTLLDINTQQRQPAQGLKLNDIARISLNVQQPLAADAYADIRATGAFILIDEVTHQTVAAGMIRLGE; this comes from the coding sequence ATGAATGCCCCGACCACCAACCTTGACCTCCCCATCAGCGAACGCACCGACGCCGTCTCGGGCCTGCTGCGCTTTATCACGGCCGGTTCGGTCGACGATGGCAAGAGCACCCTGATCGGACGCCTGCTGTTTGACAGCAAGGGCATCTTTGCCGACCAGCTGGACGCCATGTCGCGCTCCAAGCACAAGCGCACCGTGGGCGACACGGTCGACCTGTCGCTGCTGACCGATGGCCTGGAAGCGGAGCGCGAACAGGGCATTACCATCGATGTGGCGTACCGCTACTTCGCCACGCCCAAGCGCAAGTTCATCATCGCCGACACGCCTGGCCACGAGCAGTACACGCGCAACATGGTCACCGGCGCCTCGACGGCGGACGCGGTCATCATCCTGATCGACGTGTCAAAAGTGAAGCTGCGCGAAGACGGCGGCGTGGACCTCTTGATCCAGACCAAGCGCCACTCCACCATCGCCCACCTGCTGCAGATCGAGCACGTGGTGGTGGCCGTGAACAAGATGGACCTGATCGGCTACGACCAGGCGACCTACGAGCGCATCGTCAAGGCTTACCAGGAATTCGCGGCCACGCTGGGCCTCAAGGACATCACGCCCATTCCGCTGTCGGCCCTGACGGGCGACAACGTGGTGGAGCCATCGGACAGCATGCCGTGGTACCAGGGCCCGACCCTGATCGAACTGCTGGAGTCGCTCTCGGTCTACGACGAGTCGCACAACTCGCCGTTCCGCTTCCCGGTGCAGCTGGTGGCGCGCCACAATGGCCACGAAGCGAACGACTTCCGCGGCTACATGGGCCGCATTGAAGCGGGCAAGGTCAGCGTGGGCGACAAGCTGGTGGTGCAGCCTTCGGGCCAGAGCGCCACCGTCAAGGACATCGTCACGCTGGAAGGCTCGCATCAGTCGGCATCGGCCGGCCAGTCGATTACGCTGCTGCTCAACGAATACCTCGACATCTCGCGCGGCGACCTGCTGGCCAGTGCCGAGCAGCCGGCCCAGCTCCTGAAAAGCGTGACGGCCGATGTATGCTGGATGTCGGATGAACCACTCGACCTGCGCCGCAAGTACTGGATCAAGCACGGCACCAAGCAGACGGCGGCCAAGATCACGGCCGTCGACACCCTGCTCGACATCAATACCCAGCAGCGCCAGCCGGCCCAGGGCTTGAAGCTCAATGATATCGCGCGCATTTCACTCAATGTGCAGCAGCCGCTGGCGGCCGATGCCTATGCCGATATCCGCGCCACCGGTGCATTCATCCTCATCGATGAAGTCACGCACCAGACTGTCGCGGCGGGCATGATCCGGCTCGGCGAATAA
- a CDS encoding phosphoadenylyl-sulfate reductase has protein sequence MSDISALVADTRATLVRIAADFSPAVFASSLAAEDMVLTDMILRAGLPIKIFSLETGRLHPETLDVLAQVKAVYGYSIELYKPIDELVNTYVAANGINAFYNSVEMRRECCRIRKVEPLGRALAGNKAWVTGQRRAQSTTRAQLDVQEDDPAHGMTKFNPLADWSEDDVWNYIRANDVPYNALHDQGFPSIGCAPCTRAVEPGEDIRAGRWWWENPDSKECGLHMVDGKLIRIKSVAA, from the coding sequence ATGAGCGACATCTCCGCACTGGTTGCCGACACGCGCGCCACCCTGGTCCGCATTGCCGCCGATTTTTCGCCGGCGGTATTTGCCTCGAGCCTGGCGGCTGAAGACATGGTCCTGACCGACATGATTCTCAGGGCCGGCCTGCCGATCAAGATCTTCTCGCTCGAGACCGGCCGCCTGCATCCGGAAACGCTGGATGTGCTGGCCCAGGTCAAGGCGGTCTATGGCTACAGCATCGAGTTGTACAAGCCAATCGATGAACTGGTGAACACCTACGTGGCGGCCAACGGCATCAACGCGTTTTACAACAGCGTCGAGATGCGGCGCGAATGCTGCCGCATCCGCAAGGTCGAACCGCTGGGTCGCGCCCTGGCCGGCAACAAGGCCTGGGTCACCGGCCAGCGCCGCGCCCAGTCCACCACGCGCGCCCAGCTCGATGTGCAGGAAGACGATCCGGCACATGGCATGACCAAGTTCAATCCGCTGGCCGACTGGTCGGAGGACGACGTGTGGAACTACATCCGTGCCAACGATGTGCCATACAACGCGCTGCACGACCAGGGCTTTCCATCGATCGGCTGCGCACCGTGCACGCGCGCCGTGGAGCCGGGCGAAGATATCCGCGCCGGCCGCTGGTGGTGGGAAAACCCGGACTCCAAGGAATGCGGCCTGCACATGGTCGACGGCAAACTGATTCGCATTAAATCCGTGGCAGCCTGA
- the cysD gene encoding sulfate adenylyltransferase subunit CysD, protein MNTTTDLPRGLTDVNARHLDALESEAIHIMREVAAECANPALLFSGGKDSVVLLRLAEKAFRPGKFPFPLVHIDTGHNFDEVIAFRDARAAELGERLIVGSVEDSIQKGTVRLRNPLTDSRNAAQAVTLLETIAEHGFDACIGGARRDEEKARAKERIFSFRDEFGQWDPKAQRPELWDLYNTRVHPGENMRVFPISNWTELDVWQYIHREKLALPPIYFAHEREVIPRNGLLVPLTPLTPAREGERIEKQVVRFRTVGDISCTCPVSSSAATVEEIIAETAVTQITERGATRMDDQTSEASMEKRKKAGYF, encoded by the coding sequence ATGAATACAACTACCGATCTCCCGCGCGGCCTCACCGACGTCAATGCGCGCCACCTGGACGCGCTGGAATCCGAAGCGATCCACATCATGCGCGAAGTGGCTGCCGAATGCGCCAATCCTGCCCTGCTCTTCTCGGGCGGCAAAGACTCCGTGGTGCTCCTGCGCCTGGCCGAAAAGGCCTTCCGCCCGGGTAAATTCCCCTTCCCGCTGGTGCACATCGACACCGGCCACAATTTTGACGAAGTGATCGCCTTTCGCGATGCCCGCGCCGCCGAACTGGGCGAGCGCCTGATCGTCGGCTCGGTCGAAGACTCGATCCAGAAGGGCACCGTGCGCCTGCGCAATCCACTGACCGACTCGCGCAATGCCGCGCAGGCGGTCACGCTGCTGGAAACCATCGCCGAGCATGGCTTTGACGCCTGCATCGGCGGCGCCCGCCGCGACGAGGAAAAGGCCCGCGCCAAGGAGCGCATCTTCTCCTTCCGCGACGAATTCGGCCAGTGGGACCCCAAGGCCCAGCGCCCCGAACTGTGGGACCTGTATAACACCCGCGTCCACCCGGGCGAGAACATGCGCGTGTTCCCGATTTCAAACTGGACCGAACTCGATGTGTGGCAGTACATCCACCGCGAAAAGCTGGCCCTGCCGCCGATCTATTTTGCCCACGAGCGCGAGGTCATTCCGCGCAATGGCCTGCTGGTGCCACTGACGCCCCTGACGCCGGCGCGCGAAGGCGAGAGAATCGAGAAGCAGGTGGTACGTTTCCGTACCGTGGGCGACATTTCGTGCACCTGCCCGGTGAGTTCGAGCGCGGCCACGGTCGAAGAAATCATCGCTGAAACGGCAGTTACCCAGATCACCGAACGCGGCGCCACCCGGATGGACGACCAGACTTCCGAAGCGTCGATGGAAAAACGTAAAAAAGCAGGATACTTCTGA
- a CDS encoding DUF934 domain-containing protein: MLENHPQIIKDRAVVADDWTVLRLDENQAAQDAVVPEGKVIVPLAVWQAQRESLSARAALGVWIASDERPEVLKGELERFAVVAVDFPKFTDGRGYSIAFNLRMRLGYTGELRAIGDVLRDQLFQMHRVGFNAFATRQDRNIHDALKGLTDFSEVYQASVDQKAPLFRRAQRHHVAAETSDVGFGI, encoded by the coding sequence ATGCTTGAGAATCACCCTCAGATCATCAAGGACCGCGCCGTCGTCGCTGACGACTGGACGGTGTTGCGGCTTGACGAAAACCAGGCCGCGCAGGATGCCGTCGTCCCGGAAGGCAAAGTCATTGTGCCGCTGGCCGTATGGCAGGCGCAGCGCGAGTCCCTGTCGGCACGGGCCGCCCTGGGCGTGTGGATCGCCTCCGACGAGCGCCCGGAAGTACTCAAGGGTGAGCTGGAACGGTTTGCCGTGGTGGCCGTGGACTTCCCCAAGTTCACCGATGGCCGCGGCTATTCGATTGCCTTTAACCTGCGCATGCGCCTGGGCTATACGGGCGAGCTGCGCGCCATTGGCGACGTGCTGCGCGACCAGCTGTTCCAGATGCACCGCGTGGGCTTTAACGCCTTTGCCACGCGCCAGGACCGCAACATCCACGATGCCCTCAAAGGCCTGACTGACTTCTCGGAGGTGTACCAGGCGTCGGTTGACCAGAAGGCGCCGCTGTTTCGCCGCGCCCAGCGCCATCACGTGGCAGCGGAGACCAGCGATGTCGGCTTTGGCATCTGA
- the cobA gene encoding uroporphyrinogen-III C-methyltransferase, translating into MAALGKVYLVGAGPGAQDLITLRGARLLAQADVVLHDALVTPEMLELCPQAEKILVGKRCGQLSTAQAFINKQMVDNAHKFALVVRLKGGDPMLFGRADEELRALEEAGIEVEVVPGITTAVAAAAATKQPLTKRGVSRSVAFFTSSTAPDETEHAAIPDTDTLVQYMGGREAIATAQRMLDQGRRADTPVVVIENCSRPDQRIFRLTLATLAHGLGPSHGPVLVMLGEAMKRRDRQAADPLEGEPALVQRRSA; encoded by the coding sequence ATGGCAGCACTCGGAAAAGTCTATCTGGTGGGCGCCGGTCCCGGCGCCCAGGACCTGATTACCCTGCGCGGCGCGCGCCTGCTGGCGCAGGCCGACGTGGTGCTGCACGATGCCCTGGTCACGCCCGAGATGCTGGAACTGTGTCCGCAGGCGGAAAAAATCCTGGTCGGCAAACGCTGCGGCCAGCTCTCCACGGCGCAGGCATTCATCAACAAGCAGATGGTCGACAATGCCCACAAGTTTGCGCTGGTGGTGCGCCTCAAGGGTGGCGACCCGATGCTGTTTGGCCGCGCCGACGAAGAACTGCGCGCGCTCGAAGAAGCGGGCATCGAGGTGGAAGTTGTCCCCGGCATCACCACCGCCGTCGCTGCCGCCGCCGCCACCAAGCAGCCGCTCACTAAACGAGGCGTCTCGCGCAGCGTCGCTTTTTTCACGTCCAGCACGGCGCCGGACGAAACAGAGCATGCGGCGATTCCGGATACCGATACGCTGGTGCAGTACATGGGCGGGCGCGAAGCGATTGCCACCGCCCAGCGCATGCTGGACCAGGGCCGGCGCGCCGACACGCCAGTGGTGGTCATTGAAAACTGCAGCCGCCCGGACCAGCGCATCTTCCGCCTCACGCTGGCCACGCTGGCGCATGGCCTGGGGCCATCCCACGGCCCGGTGCTGGTCATGCTGGGTGAGGCGATGAAGCGGCGCGACAGGCAGGCGGCCGACCCGCTGGAGGGCGAGCCGGCGCTGGTGCAGCGGCGAAGCGCCTAA
- a CDS encoding DUF6678 family protein: MDELPRAGIANDDATRKRIDAAVSARNLARASSNTRWDGLISYFRNQTGWRPSYRSKSVTGRISGWDVEWFYHLPFPFASVEWFDIGLYEGVPAEGRLLRSKVIDHTEEISNVVDAIGFELEVRGDVLRIWGYLPRSYDDFPPV; the protein is encoded by the coding sequence ATGGACGAATTGCCGCGCGCAGGCATTGCGAATGATGATGCGACCCGCAAAAGGATCGATGCTGCTGTATCTGCCAGAAATTTGGCACGCGCCTCGAGCAATACTCGCTGGGATGGGCTGATTAGCTATTTCCGAAACCAGACCGGTTGGCGTCCATCGTATAGGTCCAAGTCGGTCACAGGCCGTATTTCTGGTTGGGATGTTGAGTGGTTTTACCATTTGCCTTTTCCATTCGCGTCGGTTGAGTGGTTCGACATCGGCTTGTACGAGGGTGTGCCGGCGGAGGGGCGGCTTCTTAGATCTAAAGTTATCGATCATACGGAAGAGATTTCGAACGTCGTCGATGCCATTGGTTTCGAACTCGAAGTGCGCGGCGATGTACTCAGGATATGGGGGTACTTGCCCAGATCGTACGACGATTTCCCTCCTGTTTAA